In Caloramator mitchellensis, the genomic window GATAATTTATTGGATTCATTAGATAAAAACAATATACCACTACATATTGCAATCATAATGGACGGAAATGGAAGATGGGCAAAAAAAAGAAACTTGCCTAGAACTATGGGTCATAAAGCAGGGGTTGAAACAATAAGAGAAATTGTTAAAGTATGTTCGAATATAGGAGTCAAGTATTTAACTTTATATGCTTTTTCTACTGAAAATTGGAAAAGGCCAGCCGATGAGGTTAATGCCCTTATGAACCTACTGGTTGAATATTTAAGACGTGAGGTTCAGGAGCTTGATAAAAATAACGTTGTAATTAATTGGATTGGAGATATTGCAAAATTACCTGCCATATGTCAGGAAGAACTATTAAGAGCAAAAGAAAAAACAAAGGATAACACAGGTTTGGTATTAAATCTTGCATTAAATTACGGCTCAAGGGATGAAATAATTAGGGCTATTAAAAAGATTGCAATTGATGTAAGGGATGGAAAGTTAAAAACTGAAGATATTAATGAAGAACTTATAAATGGATATTTGGATACTGCAGGAATGCCGGATCCTGATTTGATGATAAGACCAAGTGGGGAGTTAAGAATAAGCAATTTTTTATTATGGCAAATAGCTTATTCGGAATTATGGTTTTCAAATATATTTTGGCCGGACTTTAACAAGAATGAACTATTGAAGGCAATCTTAGAATATCAAAAAAGAGACAGAAGGTTTGGAGGAGTAAAATAAAGTAGGTGATAATATGGATAAAAGAGTAATTAGCGCAATAATTGCAATTCCTTTATTATTATTTTTTACCATCAAAGGTGGTATAATATTTAAAATAGGTGTTTTTATTTTAAGCCTAATTGGAATTTATGAATACTCAAATGCATATAAAAATACAAACAACAAAGTTATCGTCCCAATACTTTTATTTGGGCTATTATTACATACAGTTATCTTAAACATGAGGAATTTAGAAGTTTTATTTCCTTTAATTATATTGATCTGTGTAGTAAGCATGGCTACTCCAATATTTACAAAAAAGTATAATATTATATCATCTGCTATTACAGTGATAGGCTTTATTTATATAGTAAATTTTTTTGGATTTCTTGTATTATTGAGAACTGAAGTTCAAGGATATAAATATATTTGGATAGTTTTTTTGATAGCGTGGGCATCAGATACTTTTGCTTATTATTCAGGCAGAATTTTTGGAAGACACAAATTATGCCCCGAAGTGAGCCCTAAAAAAACGGTTGAAGGTGCGGTTGGAGGAATACTTGGAAGCATAATTGGTTTAATAATATGGCATTTTTTATTTAAAGATATCACAATACCTGTGGCGCATCTTATTGCACTTGGATTTTTCGGAGGTATTATTTCCCAAATTGGTGATTTATCAGCATCGCTTATAAAAAGATTTGTCAATATAAAGGATTATGGAAATATAATGCCAGGTCACGGAGGGGTGCTCGATAGATTTGACAGTATATTATTTATTGCGCCAATAGTATATTATTATATAGAACTGTTTATTGTTTAAGTTTAATAGACTCAAGAAAGGAGCTAAATATGAAAAAAATATGCATACTTGGTTCAACAGGTTCTATTGGAACTCAAGCATTGGACATAATTAGAAAAAACAAAGAAAAATATAAGGTTATCGCATTATCAGCAAATAATAATATAGAACTGCTTACTGAACAGGCGCTTGAATTCAATCCAAAGTTTATAGTGGTTACGGAAGAAAAAAACAGAAAAAACCTTAAAGATAGATTAAATCACACAAATATTGAAGTTTTGTGTGGAGTCGAAGGATTGGAAATGGTCTCTTCTCATGATGAAGTTGAAATAGTTCTAACTTCAGTTGTGGGAATGATAGGTTTAAAACCTACTATTGCAGCAATACGCGCAAACAAAACTATTGCTCTTGCTAATAAGGAGACAATGGTTGTTGGTGGAGAGATAATAAAGAAGGAACTTAAAAAAAGCAAAAGTTTTATTATTCCAGTTGACAGTGAACATAACGCAATATTTCAATGCCTGCAGAACAATGAAAAGAATACAGTAAGAAGAATCATATTAACTGCCTCCGGCGGACCCTTCAGGGGTAAAAATAAAATGGAGCTGAAAAACGTAACTCCAGAGATGGCAGTAAAACACCCAAGATGGAATATGGGGAAGAAAATATCAGTTGATTCAGCAACACTGATGAATAAGGCACTTGAGGTTATAGAGGCACATTGGCTCTTTGACATTGAATATGATAAAATCGATGTTGTTGTTCACCCCCAAAGTGTAATCCATTCGATGGTGGAATATATCGATGGTTCTGTAATGGCACAACTTGGAGTAACAGATATGAAAAATCCAATAAAATTTGCATTAGATTACCCAAAGAGAAGTTATAGCGTAACCGAATATTTAAACTTAACAAAAGTTTCGCAATTGACATTTGAAGAGGTTGATTTTGAAACATTTGAATGCTTAAAACTCGGATACGAAGCTGGAAAAATTGGAGGTTCTATGCCTACTGTGTTAAACGCTGCAAACGAAGAGGCTGTTAAGCTGTTTTTAGATGGAAAAATAGGTTTCTTGGATATACCTGAATTAATAAAAGCTTCTATGAAAAATCATAATGTGATTTATGATTTAAGCATTGATAAAATATTGGATATTGAAAACAAAACTAGACAATATATAAATGAATTAATCAAATAGGAAGGTGATTGTTTTGACAACATTTCTTGCTTCAATTTTTGTATTTGGTTTATTGATAACAGGTCATGAGTTGGGACATTTTGCTCTGGCAAAATTGAATAGGGTTAAGGTTTTAGAATTTGCTATTGGAATGGGACCAAGAATACTTAAGTTCAACACCAAGGAAACGACATACAGTTTGAGACTATTTCCTATCGGAGGATATGTAAAAATGCTTGGAGAAGAAGAAAAATCTTCCGATCCTAGGGCTTTTAACAATCAAAATGCTTGGAGAAGACTTTCAATTTTAATTGCTGGAGCATTTATGAACTTTGTTCTTGCGATAGTTCTTTTTATGCTGGTTTATTACAATGTGGGAGTTACAACCTTGACAATTAATGAAGTTGTTCCAAATTATCCAGCATACAATCAAGACATTAGAGTTGGAGATAGAATAGTAGCAATAAATGATAATAAAATATATTCTTGGACAGAATTTGTAACATTTGTTGCTTCAAATAAAGATAAACCATTCAAATTAACAATCAAAAGAGACAATATCATAATTGATAAAACGATGACACCAGTTCTAAACGCTGAACAAAACAAATATATGATTGGTGTATCTACTAAGATAGAAAAAGGAAACATTGCTGAATCAATTAAACATAGCTTTATTGAAACATTTGCATCCATTAAACAAATGCTGGTGATTCTTGGAGGATTAATTACAAGAAAAGTTTCAACTGAGCAGATAGGCGGCCCTGTTGCGATTGTCAAGATGTCTGGTGAAGTTGCTAGAGTAGGAATTTGGAATTTGTTATACTTTGCAGGATTTTTAAGCATAAATCTTGGAGTATTTAATTTAATACCTTTTCCAGCCCTTGACGGTGGGTGGGTAATTCTAACCCTTTTCGAGGGAGTAACGGGAAGAAAGTTTGATGAAAATAAAATTGGATTGATTAATTTAATAGGTTTTTCTTTGTTAATGCTTTTGGCAGTTTTAATAACATATAGGGATATACTTAGAATATTCTCCTAGGGTTAAGGTGATAATATGAAAAAGCGAAATACACGTAAGATAAAAGTTGGAAATATTTTTGTAGGCGGAGATAGTCCAGTTACAATTCAATCCATGACAAATACTAAGACTTATGATGTGAAGTCGACCGTAAAACAAATAAAGGAATTAGAAAATGCGGGTTGTGATATTATAAGGGTAGCTGTTCCGGATATTGAATCTGCTGAAGCAATTAAGCATATTAAGAAACAAATTGGTATTCCAATAGTAGCTGATATTCATTTTGACTATCAACTTGCAATAAAAGCTATTGAAAACGGTGCGGATAAAATAAGAATAAATCCTGGCAATATTGGCGGAGAAAGCAAAATATTAGAGGTTGTTAATGCAGCTAAATATTACAATATCCCAATAAGAGTTGGTGTTAATTCTGGTTCTTTAGAAAAGGAGTTGCTTGAAAAATATAAAAGGCCAACGAGCGAGGCACTGGTAGAAAGTGCCCTCAAGAATGTAAATTTACTCGAAAAGTTCGGTTTTGAAGATATAATTATTTCAGTTAAGTCGTCAAATGTATTAGAAAATATAGAAACATATAGATTATTATCCTCAAGAACAAATTATCCGCTACATTTAGGTTTAACAGAGGCTGGAACAATACTATCAGGAACTATAAAATCCTCAATTGGTATTGGAGTGCTTTTATTAGAGGGAATAGGTGATACAATAAGAGTTAGCTTGACAGATGAACCTTTGAATGAAATTAAGGTTGCAAAGGAAATATTAAAAACAGTTGGATTGAGAAACGGAATTGAAATCATTTCATGTCCAACATGTGGCAGAACAAGCATTGATTTGATAAAATTAGCTCAGGAGGCAAATTTAAGACTTTCGAAGGTGGATAAGCCAATTAAGGTAGCTATTATGGGTTGTGCAGTAAATGGACCTGGAGAAGCAAGAGAAGCGGACATTGGTATTGCAGCAGGGATAGGAGAAGGGCTCATTTTTAAAAAAGGACAGATAATAAAAAAGGTAAAAGAGGATGAATTGTTGGATTCGCTTATTGAAGAAATAAATAAAATTTAGCTCAGGGGGATTACATGATGAAGGCAGTTTGTATAATACCAGCTTATAATGAAGAAAAAACAATCGCTGATGTTATAGATGTTGTAAAAAGCGTTGATATAATCAATAAGGTGATTGTAGTAAGCGATGGTTCAACTGACAATACTGCAACAATTGCAAGAAATCATGGTGCTATTGTTTATGAACTTAAAGAAAACAAGGGTAAAGGTGCTGCAGTAAAAATTGGAGTAGATAATGCTGATTCTGAATTAATACTTTTGCTTGATGCTGATTTAATTGGACTTACTAAAGAACATGTAGTTGACCTTTTAAATCCAGTTTTAAGGGATGAAGCTGATATGACTATTGGAATTTTTGCTAAAGGAAGATTTGCAACAGATTTAGCGCAGTTTGTAGCCCCGCATTTATCGGGTCAAAGAGCAGTTAAAAAAGAAATAATAACTAAGATTAATAACATTGATATAACAAGATACGGTATTGAAGTGGCACTGACTAAATCTGTTGAGAGGGAAGGATATAGGGTTGTAAACGTAGAATTAAAGGATTTGACCCATATAATGAAAGAAGAAAAACTTGGATTTAGGAAGGGATTTGCAGCAAGAATGAAGATGTATTGGGATATTTTAAGATGCTTAAAAATGTAGCTGGTAGGTGGTTAACTAATGCTAAAACCATTATATGAGGTCTTAGGAAAAAAAGTAGATGATTATAGGAATGTTTACGTAAAAAAGATTATGGTAAATAAAACTGAGGGGAAGATAGATGTTTTTTTGAAATCCAACTTCAAATTAACTGAAGATAGGAAGTCTGAAATCAGCAATTTCTTATCCCAAAAATTGGGATTGAATACTGGAATACAAATATATGTAGATGAAATGGATAAAGAAGTATTAAAGCTAAGCGAATTGAGCAATGATGTATACAAAAAAATAATAATTGATGCTTTAGATGAAAGTCCAGCCATAGCTTCCCTTCTTGTTAATTCAGAATATTATATTGAGGATGAAGAGCTTCATATTGTTATAAACAATGCTTTTAGTCACAACTTGTTGCAAACTAAAAGAGTGGATGTATTTTTATCAAATTACATCCAAAAATTTTTTGAGTGCAAATTAAATGTTGTTTTTGATTTGAAAGAAATTGACCTAAATAATTACTTAATTCAGAAGGACCAAGAGGATAAAGATTTAATATTAAAATCTGTAACTAAACAGAAAAATGAAATTAAAGAAGTAAATAAGAATGAAGTAATTAAGGAAGATAATTCAAATACGCTTTATGGGCGAAAGTTTGAAGGTGATGAGGTTAAAATAATTTCATTAAATCAAAATTCTGGGACGGTAATCGTTAAAGGTGAGATATTTAAGATAGATTTTTTGGAAACCAAAAATGGCAACGTGATTATAACAATGTATATAACAGATTATACATCCTCTATTGCAGTTAAAATGTTTACAAAACCCAATAAATTAGACGAATTGAAAAACAAATTAACTACAGGATTGTGGATTAAGGTTCAGGGCGAGGTAAAGGACGACCCATTTTTAAGGGAATTAGCTATAATGGCTAAGTCTATTGAAAAAATTATAATCGAAAGAAGGATGGACAACGCTGCTCAAAAAAGAGTGGAACTTCATTTGCATACACAGATGAGCGCTATGGATGCTGTAGCGTCTGCTAAATCGCTTATTAAAAGAGCAAAGGAATGGGGGCATAAGGCAATCGCAATTACTGACCATGGCGTTGTTCAGGCTTTTCCTGAAGCAATGGATGCTGCTGCATCAAATGGAGTAAAGATAATTTATGGTGTAGAAGGTTATTTAGTTAACGACGGTGAACCATTGATATTAAGAACTCAAAATACTTCTATAGAAGATGAATTTGTGGTATTTGATATTGAGACCACTGGATTTAATCCAAATAAGGAAGAAATAACCGAAATTGGAGCAGTTAAGATAAAGAATTTTAAAATTATAGATAAATTTTCTGCTCTTATAAATCCGGGAAAAAAATTGCCAGATGAAATAGTTAAGCTTACCGGTATAACCGATGAAATGCTAAAAGATCAGCCAACAATAGATGTTGTTCTTCCTATGTTTTTAGAATTCATAGGAAAATCACCTGTAGTGGCGCATAATGCTAAGTTTGATACAAGCTTTATTAAGGAGAAGGCAAGAAAACTAAACTTAAAATTTGAAAATACAATAATAGATACTCTAACTCTTTCAAGGTGGCTTTTAAGGGACTTAAAGAAGCATAAATTAAATATTATTGCAGAACATCTTGGGATTAAACTTGAAAACCATCACAGAGCAGTTGATGATGCTGAGGCAACAGCTCAAATTTTCATAAAGTTTTTAAATATGCTTAAGGAAAGAAATGCTGTAACTTTAGAAGATATAAACAGATTATATCTTGAAAATATAGACATAAAAAAAGCTGAATTGTATCATGTTATTATATTAGCAAAAAACTATACTGGACTTAGGAATTTATATAAAATAATATCAAAGTCGCATATTGAATATTTTAACAAAAGACCAAGGATTCCCAAAAGCTTAATTGAAAGTATGAGGGATGGACTTATTATCGGTTCTGCTTGCGAAGCTGGTGAACTTTACAGGGCGCTGCTTAACGGAGCAAATGATAGCGATATAGAAAAAATTGTAAAGTTCTACGACTATCTAGAAATTCAGCCAAGACAGAACAACTATTATCTGTTAGAAGAAGGCAAAGTTGAGAATGAGGATGCATTATTAGAATTAAATAAAAAAATAGTTGAACTTGGAGATAAATATGGCAAATTAGTTGTGGCTACGGGAGACGTTCACTTTTTAGACCCTTACGATGAATATTTTAGAAGAATATTAATGTATGGTCAGGGATATTCAGATGCTGATAACCAGGCTCCTTTATATTTTAAAACAACCGATGAAATGCTTGAAGAATTCAGTTATTTAGGCGAAGAAAAAGCCTATGAAGTTGTAATTAAAAATACAAACTTAATTGCCGATGAAGTTGAAGAAATAAAACCTATACCAGATGAAACTTTCCCTCCCAAAATAGAAGGAGCTGAAGAAGATATAAGAAATATGACACTTTCAAAAGCTCATTCGATATATGGAGAAAATCTTCCGGAGGTAGTGCAAAAAAGACTGGATAAAGAATTGAATTCTATAATCAACAACGGTTATGCAGTTATGTATCTAATTGCCCATAAACTTGTTAAAAAGTCGTTAGATGATGGTTATCTCGTTGGTTCAAGAGGTTCAGTAGGTTCATCATTTGTTGCCACAATGTGTGACATAACTGAAGTTAATCCATTACCACCACATTACGTATGTCCTAAATGCAAGAATTCCGAATTTAT contains:
- the rseP gene encoding RIP metalloprotease RseP, translated to MTTFLASIFVFGLLITGHELGHFALAKLNRVKVLEFAIGMGPRILKFNTKETTYSLRLFPIGGYVKMLGEEEKSSDPRAFNNQNAWRRLSILIAGAFMNFVLAIVLFMLVYYNVGVTTLTINEVVPNYPAYNQDIRVGDRIVAINDNKIYSWTEFVTFVASNKDKPFKLTIKRDNIIIDKTMTPVLNAEQNKYMIGVSTKIEKGNIAESIKHSFIETFASIKQMLVILGGLITRKVSTEQIGGPVAIVKMSGEVARVGIWNLLYFAGFLSINLGVFNLIPFPALDGGWVILTLFEGVTGRKFDENKIGLINLIGFSLLMLLAVLITYRDILRIFS
- a CDS encoding PolC-type DNA polymerase III, translating into MLKPLYEVLGKKVDDYRNVYVKKIMVNKTEGKIDVFLKSNFKLTEDRKSEISNFLSQKLGLNTGIQIYVDEMDKEVLKLSELSNDVYKKIIIDALDESPAIASLLVNSEYYIEDEELHIVINNAFSHNLLQTKRVDVFLSNYIQKFFECKLNVVFDLKEIDLNNYLIQKDQEDKDLILKSVTKQKNEIKEVNKNEVIKEDNSNTLYGRKFEGDEVKIISLNQNSGTVIVKGEIFKIDFLETKNGNVIITMYITDYTSSIAVKMFTKPNKLDELKNKLTTGLWIKVQGEVKDDPFLRELAIMAKSIEKIIIERRMDNAAQKRVELHLHTQMSAMDAVASAKSLIKRAKEWGHKAIAITDHGVVQAFPEAMDAAASNGVKIIYGVEGYLVNDGEPLILRTQNTSIEDEFVVFDIETTGFNPNKEEITEIGAVKIKNFKIIDKFSALINPGKKLPDEIVKLTGITDEMLKDQPTIDVVLPMFLEFIGKSPVVAHNAKFDTSFIKEKARKLNLKFENTIIDTLTLSRWLLRDLKKHKLNIIAEHLGIKLENHHRAVDDAEATAQIFIKFLNMLKERNAVTLEDINRLYLENIDIKKAELYHVIILAKNYTGLRNLYKIISKSHIEYFNKRPRIPKSLIESMRDGLIIGSACEAGELYRALLNGANDSDIEKIVKFYDYLEIQPRQNNYYLLEEGKVENEDALLELNKKIVELGDKYGKLVVATGDVHFLDPYDEYFRRILMYGQGYSDADNQAPLYFKTTDEMLEEFSYLGEEKAYEVVIKNTNLIADEVEEIKPIPDETFPPKIEGAEEDIRNMTLSKAHSIYGENLPEVVQKRLDKELNSIINNGYAVMYLIAHKLVKKSLDDGYLVGSRGSVGSSFVATMCDITEVNPLPPHYVCPKCKNSEFILDGSIGSGADLPDKICPNCGEKYDKDGHDIPFEVFLGFEGDKEPDIDLNFSGEYQPVAHKYTEELFGKGHVFRAGTIGTIAEKTAFGFVKNYLDEHNIRVSQAEIERLVKGCTGVKRTTGQHPGGVMVVPRDNEIYEFTPVQKPADDPDSDVITTHFDYHSISGRLLKLDILGHDDPTVLRMLQDLTGIDPRKIPLGDENVLKLFTSTEPLGISSQDLNCDVGTLGLPEFGTKFVRQMLIDTQPKTFAELVRISGLSHGTDVWLNNAQDIIKNGYATLKDVISTRDDIMVYLIYRGLNPKTAFNIMERVRKGKGLRQEDIDEMKKFNVPEWYIESCNKIKYMFPKGHAVAYVMMAVRIAYFKVYYPEAFYATYFTVRADDFDADLIVKGEKAIRNKIREIEMMGNNVTQKDKGLLTVLEIALEMYLRGLKFVPVNLYKSDSTRFLITQDGILPPFKSLQGVGEAAARSIVAARGEGPFLSIEDLRLRSKASKTVIDILQRHGCLNELPETNQLSMF
- the ispG gene encoding flavodoxin-dependent (E)-4-hydroxy-3-methylbut-2-enyl-diphosphate synthase, which gives rise to MKKRNTRKIKVGNIFVGGDSPVTIQSMTNTKTYDVKSTVKQIKELENAGCDIIRVAVPDIESAEAIKHIKKQIGIPIVADIHFDYQLAIKAIENGADKIRINPGNIGGESKILEVVNAAKYYNIPIRVGVNSGSLEKELLEKYKRPTSEALVESALKNVNLLEKFGFEDIIISVKSSNVLENIETYRLLSSRTNYPLHLGLTEAGTILSGTIKSSIGIGVLLLEGIGDTIRVSLTDEPLNEIKVAKEILKTVGLRNGIEIISCPTCGRTSIDLIKLAQEANLRLSKVDKPIKVAIMGCAVNGPGEAREADIGIAAGIGEGLIFKKGQIIKKVKEDELLDSLIEEINKI
- a CDS encoding phosphatidate cytidylyltransferase; its protein translation is MDKRVISAIIAIPLLLFFTIKGGIIFKIGVFILSLIGIYEYSNAYKNTNNKVIVPILLFGLLLHTVILNMRNLEVLFPLIILICVVSMATPIFTKKYNIISSAITVIGFIYIVNFFGFLVLLRTEVQGYKYIWIVFLIAWASDTFAYYSGRIFGRHKLCPEVSPKKTVEGAVGGILGSIIGLIIWHFLFKDITIPVAHLIALGFFGGIISQIGDLSASLIKRFVNIKDYGNIMPGHGGVLDRFDSILFIAPIVYYYIELFIV
- a CDS encoding 1-deoxy-D-xylulose-5-phosphate reductoisomerase, which encodes MKKICILGSTGSIGTQALDIIRKNKEKYKVIALSANNNIELLTEQALEFNPKFIVVTEEKNRKNLKDRLNHTNIEVLCGVEGLEMVSSHDEVEIVLTSVVGMIGLKPTIAAIRANKTIALANKETMVVGGEIIKKELKKSKSFIIPVDSEHNAIFQCLQNNEKNTVRRIILTASGGPFRGKNKMELKNVTPEMAVKHPRWNMGKKISVDSATLMNKALEVIEAHWLFDIEYDKIDVVVHPQSVIHSMVEYIDGSVMAQLGVTDMKNPIKFALDYPKRSYSVTEYLNLTKVSQLTFEEVDFETFECLKLGYEAGKIGGSMPTVLNAANEEAVKLFLDGKIGFLDIPELIKASMKNHNVIYDLSIDKILDIENKTRQYINELIK
- a CDS encoding glycosyltransferase; this translates as MKAVCIIPAYNEEKTIADVIDVVKSVDIINKVIVVSDGSTDNTATIARNHGAIVYELKENKGKGAAVKIGVDNADSELILLLDADLIGLTKEHVVDLLNPVLRDEADMTIGIFAKGRFATDLAQFVAPHLSGQRAVKKEIITKINNIDITRYGIEVALTKSVEREGYRVVNVELKDLTHIMKEEKLGFRKGFAARMKMYWDILRCLKM
- a CDS encoding isoprenyl transferase, which produces MFNLIKEKKQSDDNLLDSLDKNNIPLHIAIIMDGNGRWAKKRNLPRTMGHKAGVETIREIVKVCSNIGVKYLTLYAFSTENWKRPADEVNALMNLLVEYLRREVQELDKNNVVINWIGDIAKLPAICQEELLRAKEKTKDNTGLVLNLALNYGSRDEIIRAIKKIAIDVRDGKLKTEDINEELINGYLDTAGMPDPDLMIRPSGELRISNFLLWQIAYSELWFSNIFWPDFNKNELLKAILEYQKRDRRFGGVK